Proteins encoded within one genomic window of Candidatus Firestonebacteria bacterium RIFOXYD2_FULL_39_29:
- a CDS encoding valine--tRNA ligase, with translation ALNSTIQDALARYKRMQGFNVLWLPGTDHAGIATQNVVEKELRKEGKTRHDLGREEFVKKVWEWKEKYGSTIINQLKTMGCSCDWTRERFTMDEGLSNAVKTVFVALYREGLIYRGNYIVNWCPRCHTALSDIEVEYKDTKGHFWHLKYPVKGENSFVVVATTRPETMLGDTAVAVNPKDERWNKFIGKSILLPIMNREIKVIGDEMVDMELGTGAVKVTPAHDQNDFTMGKKHGLEEIIIMDNSAVLNENAGKYKGKDRFTARKEIVAELDTLGLLLKVEDYQHSVGSCSRCETVVEPIISLQWFVKMKPLAEPAIRAVKDGKVKFVPAHWEDTYYQWMENIRDWCISRQLWWGHRLPVWYCKKCKEIIVDMTAPEKCPACGGAVEQDPDVLDTWFSSALWPFSTMGWPEETDFLKKFYPTSVLSTAFDIIFFWVARMIMMGIKFRGEVPFKEVYIHALIRDSEGKKMSKSKGNVIDPLVVLDKYGTDALRFTLGVQAAQGRDIYLSDERFEGYRNFVNKLWNASRFVLMNLEGFDRSVIKPEKLQLTLADRWMLSKFNRLVEEVTKNLGTYNFDKAAQGLYDFLWHEFCDWYIELAKPRMNVKNLDSLKTVEGKHTARETVQFIISDTLEKTLRLLHPFMPFVTEEIWQSLPHEGESIMKSKWPEAARDEIKKDIEEEMELVKNIINAIRNARSEGKVNPGVKIRVNIKTKDEVSIKAINNSLHYIMDLAKVEKIEVGPSVLKPELSVTAVLPKLEIFVILEGLIDLGKEKERLAGEIEKITLEIEKAKVKLSNESFLQRAPVEVIAIEKKKQQDYIEKKQKLEENLERMRK, from the coding sequence GAAAGAAAAATATGGAAGTACAATTATAAACCAGCTCAAAACTATGGGTTGCTCCTGTGATTGGACCCGTGAACGTTTTACCATGGATGAGGGTCTTTCGAACGCTGTTAAAACTGTTTTTGTCGCGCTTTACAGGGAAGGTTTGATATACCGCGGAAATTATATAGTTAACTGGTGTCCGAGATGTCATACGGCGCTGTCTGATATAGAGGTGGAATACAAGGATACCAAAGGTCATTTCTGGCATTTAAAATATCCCGTCAAAGGGGAAAATTCCTTTGTAGTGGTGGCAACTACTAGGCCGGAGACCATGCTTGGGGATACTGCGGTAGCGGTAAATCCTAAAGATGAGAGATGGAATAAGTTTATCGGAAAGTCTATCCTTCTTCCTATCATGAACCGTGAAATAAAAGTAATAGGAGATGAAATGGTGGACATGGAGCTCGGGACCGGAGCTGTTAAGGTAACTCCCGCGCATGACCAGAATGACTTTACTATGGGAAAGAAACACGGTCTGGAAGAGATAATTATTATGGATAATTCCGCGGTGCTTAATGAAAATGCCGGAAAATATAAGGGCAAGGACCGTTTTACCGCAAGAAAAGAAATAGTGGCAGAACTTGACACTCTGGGGCTGCTTTTAAAAGTAGAGGACTATCAGCATTCCGTCGGGAGTTGTTCCCGTTGTGAGACTGTGGTAGAACCGATCATTTCTCTTCAGTGGTTTGTAAAGATGAAACCTCTGGCGGAGCCGGCTATCAGGGCAGTAAAAGATGGTAAAGTGAAATTTGTTCCCGCTCACTGGGAAGATACCTATTATCAGTGGATGGAAAACATCCGTGACTGGTGTATAAGCCGTCAGCTCTGGTGGGGACACCGGCTACCTGTCTGGTACTGTAAAAAATGTAAAGAAATAATTGTAGATATGACTGCTCCGGAAAAATGCCCTGCTTGCGGGGGTGCAGTTGAGCAGGATCCGGATGTGCTTGATACCTGGTTTTCTTCCGCGCTCTGGCCTTTTTCCACTATGGGCTGGCCTGAAGAGACAGATTTCTTAAAAAAATTCTATCCTACCAGCGTGTTATCCACTGCTTTTGATATTATATTTTTCTGGGTTGCCAGAATGATAATGATGGGAATAAAGTTCCGCGGTGAAGTACCCTTTAAAGAGGTTTATATTCATGCCTTGATCAGGGATTCGGAAGGGAAGAAGATGAGCAAATCCAAAGGGAACGTAATAGATCCTTTGGTGGTCCTTGATAAATATGGAACAGATGCTCTCCGTTTTACCCTTGGTGTGCAGGCGGCCCAGGGCAGGGATATTTATCTTTCCGATGAGAGGTTCGAAGGTTACCGTAATTTTGTAAATAAACTCTGGAATGCTTCAAGGTTCGTCCTTATGAATCTCGAAGGTTTTGACAGGTCGGTCATTAAACCGGAAAAACTTCAGCTTACCCTGGCAGACAGATGGATGCTCAGTAAGTTTAACCGTTTGGTGGAGGAAGTAACTAAAAATCTGGGTACCTATAATTTTGATAAAGCGGCACAAGGACTTTATGACTTTCTCTGGCATGAGTTCTGCGACTGGTATATAGAGCTGGCAAAACCGAGAATGAACGTTAAGAACCTTGATTCACTGAAAACCGTTGAAGGAAAGCATACCGCCCGGGAAACAGTTCAATTCATAATTTCTGATACCCTGGAAAAAACCTTAAGACTTTTGCATCCGTTCATGCCTTTTGTTACCGAAGAAATATGGCAATCATTACCGCACGAAGGTGAGTCTATAATGAAATCTAAATGGCCGGAAGCCGCCAGAGATGAGATCAAAAAAGATATTGAAGAAGAAATGGAGCTTGTTAAGAATATAATAAATGCGATCAGAAATGCTAGAAGTGAAGGAAAAGTTAATCCCGGAGTGAAAATTAGGGTGAATATCAAAACCAAAGACGAGGTATCGATAAAAGCGATTAATAACAGTCTTCATTATATTATGGACCTGGCAAAAGTTGAAAAAATAGAAGTCGGACCTTCCGTTCTAAAGCCTGAACTCTCGGTAACTGCAGTATTGCCAAAGCTTGAGATATTTGTTATATTAGAAGGGTTAATTGACCTTGGGAAAGAAAAAGAACGTCTTGCCGGGGAAATTGAAAAGATTACTCTTGAGATTGAAAAAGCAAAAGTTAAGCTTTCCAATGAGTCCTTTCTGCAGCGAGCTCCGGTCGAAGTAATAGCGATCGAGAAGAAGAAACAGCAGGATTATATTGAGAAGAAACAAAAACTTGAAGAGAATCTTGAAAGGATGAGAAAGTGA